The Schistocerca piceifrons isolate TAMUIC-IGC-003096 chromosome 5, iqSchPice1.1, whole genome shotgun sequence DNA segment tttttgtttttggGCGAGCGTTGCGCAGGTACGTGCCTTACCTACTTTGCACCCAACCTCTTTGACGTTTCGTTCGAGCCCGACGTGCCTCGTTGCTTTCTACCTCTTTGCTCAGGATGTCCTTCTGCCATTAAACTGCCTCGCTGAACGCGTCAGCTGTCCATGGTGTGTCGTGACTGAAGTTGTGCGACGGATTGACAATGTATCAGAGACAAGCATAGATTAGCTAtcatatgtctgtacacgtgtcacacatctacactaatgaagaaaATGCAGGTATGCAGCTGCTGCCGAAAAATGCCATCGGAGCTTTCCGACATTTCGAATTTCTGATCCTGGAGCGTTTATCACAGTTTTAAGAACATCGTGTAAGacaggtattcttccaagttcccatttttcttctgaacataTAGTTCAACAACGAGTGCAGGAACAGCGACATATTGTAGAAGTGGTGCAGCATAGCCCTGCCACCAGCACCGACACTAATTTTATCGTGGTCCATCGAACACGTGTATGGCGAaaaacttgtacccatttcacACATATTGTGACCACAATCTTCATACTGGCGACAATACCACATTTCTTTAATTTTGTCTCTGATTGAATAACAATCAATTGCTTACATTGACTCTATACACAGATGAAGCCACGTTTACACGGAAGGAGATCAACAGCACACGTAATAATCATCGACGGTGGCGGGAGAATCTACACGCTGCGGTGAAACCAATTTCATTTTTCGATCAGTGTTTGGTGCGGCATTATCGGTAGCATGTTGCTAGGTCTAGTCATTTTAGAAGAGCCAATGTCAGTGGATCTCCCCATATGGGGCCCAGATCATCACAAGAAAGTTTCCCTCAACGTATCTCCTCGCCTTAGAAGCTCCCCTTACCGCATCACGTATCTGCAAGGACACTAtaatccgattaaaattacttgatagctgacgCCTGTAACTTGCCGCTACAGCGTTGCCACTTTGGCTTTGGGCTACATCTCGATTATAGGCGACACACTAACACGGCGGGTCGCTTCACAAATACTGTTAATGTATAACGCGGACCCATGTTGGAACTGGCCACTGCGAGGTGTATCGGAAACGCGAAATGTTTTTTCAACATCTGAATTTAAGTGCCTAATGACTGAACGCGTTTTCCAGacatgaatttaaactcatgtcctgaTGTAACCATAACCTCGTGACGTGCAATATATCCGAAGAAACGGCGCTCAACAATCTGCGGCAGAAAAAATTCGCGATCGCTATGTtacggcgattaaagctaaccttaacgagcaaactaaaaaaaatttaaaaaactgaaaataaatttcaacCTTAAAAGCAAACTAATTTTTgctatcattggttacctgaaactatcctcacactggctacagTAGCTGCcacgttaccaaccgatgagcagtcctcaTTGTCACTTGGTTGCAGACTATAGGCAGACTACAGGCACATTCCGAACGAAAAAGGAGTGATAGGAAGAAAAGTAAGAGCAAATAAGGTCAAAACGATTATGAAAATGACGTGGTAAAGAAttaaaaatcagaagaattacatttaaatcaattaaccgaacaaaaataataaacttttttgaTAAGATTTAGAACTTTAAAAAATACCATACACTTgacgagattcgaacctacgatcttcTACACGACAGGATTATACACTAAGTACTGCACTACGTAACAACACTGTATGACTGTTGTGACTGTTGCAATAATGAATTGCAGTCTTCAACATTCAGCTTCATGGAATGTTGGTCGAAGCTTACCTATTGCAGGTCGATCTCTGTAATTATGATAACAGTATATATGACGCTGAATCGAATCTTGTGCGGAGATATCCAGTACTGTtaggttagtgctgtgtatgaaacgtgtgtcATTCATTAGCAGcattgtgttgctgtgtgtgtgtgtgtgtgtgtgtgtgtgtgtgtgtgtctgtgtgtgtttttgcTGTGGTTTTTATgcgtgatgaaatacgaaataaaaatacCAGACCCACGATTCGGAccaagcgacgtggcgcagtggctagtacattgcacccgcattcgggaggacgacggttcaattccgcctccggccatcctgatttaggttttccgtgatttccctaaatcgctttgggCAAATGCCGTGAtagttcctgtggtgtcaccgcaaggcaccacacttgctgggttgtaggcttcaaatcggcggtctgtcagtacacctcggacccgcgtgtcgtcactgtcgaCGCtatcagaccgagcgccgccactcggttTGGCTTACGCGACAAgttagcgcactggccagttctacagcatactttaataggaatggtttaCTTGtcatagcttcagagatctcatttgcagagacgctagttagcatagccttcagctaagtcagtagctacgacctagccatgtggcacatacagtttatgcattgacaattgatcttcATGAGTGAAGCAATCAGAACTGTAAAGAAGCaatcgcagttcagtctataactgcatttgtaaatattattgtaccaagtcaagatcgacgttcgcctttgatgctgaattaaagctaagtatttaactgTATTCCTAGCTattactttctaatcacctaagatgttccagatacattccgtcaagtatagttcattgatcctcacgccATCCTACGTGATCAACGTGTCCAATTAATGGCCACAACTCGTGAtaagactaagagtcaaattgcgtgactcagccgggtcaccctttttccattagccccatagttccgcctcatgcataacagttcctttgaaagggcacggccgacttcatttcccatccttccctaatccggtgggaccgatgacctcgctgtttggtccccttcccccaaatcaatcaacccaTGATTTGGAATCGAAGCACGCCATGAAGGAATGGCAggcaaggaattggaagtgaagtGAACAGTTGTTGCGGCAATTTGGCAACGGCGAGCGGTTTGGGCGTGCGGTGAAGGAAACTAGGTAtaacgcgtgaagtgtcaactaccaaatggttcaaatgactctgataactatgcgacttaacatacgaggtcagcagtcccctagacttagaactacttgtaccgaactaacctaaggacatcacacacatccatgcccgaggcaggattcgaacctgcgaccgtagcagcagcggcggttccggactgaagggcctagaacctctcggccacaacggccggcttgtcaactatcaagtaattttaatcggactacagGCGGTATTCAATCTCGCGttgtgcagtggtcataatgttttggctcatcattaggGGTAAGTAAGTAactactgtgaaacttcctggcagattaaaactgtgtgctggaccgaggctcgaactcgggacctttgcctttcgcgggcaagtgctctctaccaactgagctacccaagcacgactcacgccccgtcctcacagcttcacttccgccagtacctcctctcctaccttccaaactttacagaagctctcctgcgaaccatgcaggactggcactcctgaaagaaaggctgttgcggagacatggcttagccacagcctaggggatgtttccagaatgagattttcactctgcagcggagtgtgcactgatatgaaacttcctggcagattaaaactgtgtgctggaccgagacacacgaactcgggaccattgcctgcatggttcgcaggagagattctgtaaagtttggaaggtaggagacgaggtactggcggaagtgaagctgtgagggcggatgtgtgtcgtgcttgggtagctcagttggaagagcacttgcccgcgaaaggcaaaggtcccgagttcgagtctcggtccggcacacagttttaatctgccaggaagtttcatatcagcgcacactccgctgcagagtgaaaatctcattctgaagtaaCTACTGTGTTTTGTTTTGTGCGCTTACCGAATGGCCATGCGGAGGATCTCGTTCTTGGAGAGCTTCTTGTCGGGCGGGTGCGTGGGCACGAGCTTGCGCAGCTCCGCGAAGGCGCCGCTGACGTTCTGCTGGCGCCAGCGCTCGCGGCTGTTGGTGAACATCTTGCGCAcggcgacgccgccgccgccgccgcgcgccGGCCCGCAGCCGCCCACGCCGCCCCCGAGCGCGGCCAGCCCGGCACCGCCCACCGCCGCCTCCTCGGACGCGTCCTCCGAATCGGCCAGCGACAACTCGTCGGACAGGGCGTCGTCCTCGGACGGGCAGCGGCGCGACCCCGACGCTGAGGCGGACGCCGACGCCTCGCCGCCCGGCGACGACGTCGTGCTGTGGTCGGtggcgtcgccgtcgccgtcgccgtcccacTCCACCTCGAACAGGCAGGCACGCGGCAAGGTGATGGGCGGCTGCAACAACCGCCGACACGTCGCCCGGCGCAGGCTGGCGCGCTCGCATGTCAGCCGGCGCCGCCACCGCAGTCCGCTGACTTGCCGGTCGCGGCGCCCGTATATTGCTGACATGTCAGCCGAGGTATTGCACACTGCTGTTCTTCGTATTCATTGAGGTACCCACAGAGTGCAGACATGCTTGAGGTACCCACAAAAAGGTGACATTTGACTAAAGGACACCTGTATAAACAGTGTGTCCCACTTCCGTTAGGACTTTagctatgaaaaataaaagtcgtggattacactgacgagccaaaaatattatgaccactccCCACTGCGAGGTTGAATGCCTTCTGGTGTTGTTGCGGGCACGTAACGCGTTAACGAAAGAATGtcagcggaagagagacgaatgggcaatcATTATTGTGAAGATACGGGccacaaatgcggaaatccactgatactaCCGGTTTTGACATAGGGGACAttgttacgagggtaatcccaaaagtaaggtctcctattattttataagtacatgttgttgttgttgtggtcttcagtccagacattggtctgatgcagctgtccatgctactccatcctgtgaaggttcttcatctcccagtaccttctgcaaccaacaaccttctgaatctgtttagtgtattcatctcttggtctccctctacgatttttaccctccacgctgccctccaatactaaattggtgatcccttgatgtctcagaacatgtcataccaaccgagcccttcttctagtcaagttgtgccacgtatttctcttctctccaattctattcagtaccgcctcattagtcatgtgatctacgcatctaatcttcagcattcttctatagcactacatttctaaaccttctattctcttcttgtccaaactatttatcgtccacgtttcacttccatacatggctacactccatacaaatactttcagaaacgacttcctgacaaatctaaactcgatgttgacaaatttctcttcttcagaaacgctttccttgccattgccagtctacattttatatcctctctacttcgaccgtcatcagttattttgctccccaaatagcaaaacccgtttactattttaagcgtctgattccctaatctaattcccgcagcatcacccgatttaattcgtcgacattccattatcctcgttttgcttttgttgatgtccatcttatatcctcctttcaagacacgtccattgcgttcagctgctcttccaggtcctttgctgtctctgacaaaattacaatgtcatcggcgaacctcaaagtttttatttcttctccatggattttaattccaacaccgaatttttcttttgtttcctttactgcttgctcaatatacagattgaataacatcgggcggaggctacaaccctgtctcactcgcttcccaaccactgcttccctttcatacccctcaactcttataactgccgtctggtttctgtacaatttggaaatagcctctcgctccatgtattttacccctgctaccttcagaatttaaagagagtattccagttaacattgtcaaaagctttctctaagtctacaaatgttagaaacgtaagtttgcctttccttaatctattttctaagataagtcgtagggtcagtattgcctcacgtgttccaacatttcttcggaatccaaactgatcttccccgaggtcggcttctaccagtttttccagtcgtctgtaaagaattcgtgttggtattttgcagctgtggctttttaaactgatagttcgataatttcacatctttccacacctgcttgctttggggttggaattattgtaagtacatagacctgtttatttctacaatggtttacattagtttacagctcGATCacttagctatttttcgatataatcactatttctgtcgattcaatttgtagacgctgtggcagtttttgtacgcccatgtcattccagctcgccgccatgctgttcagaaagttatgaacctcttctttcacctcgtcgtctgagctgaatcgctgggaccacaattatcgctgacaggtactgtgagtctctgaaaaaactcaaacgggaaattcagaaccggagaagaggaatgctgagcaagggagtacacattctccatgagaaCGCTCGAACACACTCCTCCCggcaaaccgttgttctcctgcaacagtttcagtggaacataatcacccacccaccctatagtcctggcttggcgcccagtgaccatcacctgttccctaggttaaaagaacatttggctggaaagcgattcagctccgacgacgagatgaaagaagagctgTGGcgcggggcgtgggtcgtgcttgggtggcacGGATGGTGGAGCGCTTGCCCGTGAATGgtgggggtcccgggttcgagtctcggtccggcgcacagttttggtctgccaggaagtttcatgtcaacgcacactccgctgcagagtgaaaatctcattctgaaagaagaggttcataactttctgaacagcatggcggcgagctggtatgacatgggcatacaaaaattgccaaagcgtctacgaaaatgcatcgacagaaattgtgattatgtcaaaaaaatagctaaatgtgcaagctgtaaactgatgtaaaccattgtagaaataaacaggtctatgtacttacaaaaaaataggacaccttacttttgggattaccctcgtatgagcctatggctggaaacgagaatctaaTGGCGATGCTGGTCGACTGTTGGTGTACTACTGTCGTCAGCACCTGTGGAAAGTGGTTTCAGGATGATGAAATAACGAGTAAGCCGTACGGTATTCGACTACctcgtctcatcacaaaacgtagaagtCGGAGGATCCCACACTGTGTAATTCAGGATAGGTTCTGATCTGTGgcggatctgacgacagagtacaatgctggtgcaaacACTAGTGTTTTGCACTACACTGTTCAAAGGCCACTGTTGAACATTGAGCTCCTCAGCAGTCGACCCTTAAGTGTCCCTGTGTtgagccaacgacatcgtcagttatgattgcagtgggcacagcatcactgagttttcaccgtggatcaatagaaaagtgtcgcctgtcgaatgaatctcGTTTCTTGTTGCACCACGTCGATGACTGGGTCCTTACACACTGTCTTCTAGGGCGAATGGCTGCACAAAACACGCGCAGCGCCACAGATGCAGGTAGGGAGGGCAGACATACGCTATGGGGTACATTGAATTGGGCTTACATGGGACGTGTGGTGGTAATCTAAGAAGACAGCAGTGAACCACGCTAACATTAGTGCGGGTCATCTGCATCGCTTCATTCTTGAAGTCTCCCATattgcgatggcatcttccagcaggctaGCTGTCAGTGTTCCAAGGTCAGAAccgtggtacagtggtttgaggggcattatagtgaactcacattgatttcttggccagcaaatgtgcctgatctgtaccaaTTGGAACACATATCGGGCTCCAGCTGTatgcccgtaaaccaccatcccgtaatttgatGGAATTGCCTCAACTGTGCGTCGACATCTCGTGTCACATACTTCTGGGATCCTTTCGAGGACTTGTAGAACCCATGCCAAGAAGAATTTCTGTCGTACTGTGTTTGAGATGTCAACAACACGCTATtagacaggtggtcataatgttttggctcatcagtatacgtTAACAAaataactgtatttatttaaaacaGTTTCCCCTTTAAACTATACACACCTAAAATCGTTTTAAAAGCGTTTCGAAACAGACGCTATAGCCATTCCTGGGTTTTTTTTTGTGCCGTCGTTACAAGTACAAGAAAATATGTGTTTTTCTCACCAGATACGTTTAGTTTAtcgaagtaaagcatcatcagtggtctgtaattaatgaTAGtcacaatttgatttgttttcttaGATCGAAAAAACAGTTCGTTAGCAATTTGTTTGTTTTTACTTACAGTGACTTCTGTTTGGTTTTTCGCCTGCATCAGGAAATGCCAcacgtgtttggtttctttcttcattAGACTCTGATGCTTGTGATACAATTTTTCACTGCTTTGAGAAACTATGCATTTTTTACGCTTTACTCAGCACACTTTTTCGTACACCATTGTTCACTGTTTCTCTGTGTACTTTtaagtatgtactgtgttttgtagtgttgtcaCACTTCAAAGCACATCACAGAACTGAAAccaaaaccagacagataccaacaatctGGTATGTATTAGCTCAATTGCCGAGATTATGAAAAAATATGCATTGAGATGACTGGCAGAACATTTGACAAGATATGAAAAACACGTCAGAGCATTGAAATACAATAtaaaccattaaatatttgcagaaAATCTAAAACAGAAATACCATAGACCAAGTACTGTGGCAAAAGATATGAACATCATAAGAAGGAGTGAAGACAGACACGTCCTCCTTTTCCAAGAAAATTTTCacatacacaaagcattaacacaaagtAAACAGTCGCACAATGACCAAacaaatattggaaaccagacagtatataaaataattgaagaaataaaatgagaaagaaaagGCTCTTTCTACCATTCACCATCTcccattcaacccccccccccccgcccccccctccccccatttcatttcacttctagcTCCTTACCTTTTAATCCAATTCATTCACCATCACACTACCATGCACTTATATCCAATCATCTTTGCTTCTCGCTCTTTCACCTATTCACCGACCATCACCATTATGAAGTATATAAAaacacagcaacataattaaatagaataacaCTTGTATAATTAATtatagagaaaaagaaaaaagtatagATCAAAGACAGACTAGTGGCGACGTTGGCAGCACTACAAAACACAATACTCTCTTAGAAGTATacaaatatacagtgaacagtggtGTACCGAAAAGTGTGCTGTATGAACGTAAAATATGCATAGTTCTGCAAGGCAGCGAAAAATTAGACCACAAGTATCATTGCCTAATGAAGAAAGAAGCCAAAGAGCAGATAGCATTCCCTCATGTAGGCGAAAAGCCAAGGACAAATTACCGTAAGTAAAATCAAGTGTTACGGAATTATTTTTCGACTTAAAAAACAAACCAGATTGTAAGTATCTTTAATTGCAGAccgctgatgatgctttacttcactAAAGTGAAGCGCGTCTGGAGAGAAAAAAACGTATTTTGTTATAGTTGTAACGACGGAAGAAAAATCCTCAGGAGTTGTAAAGCAACTacagacaatatggccacacaaatgaagaccaTAGCACTTTTTGGAGTTGCATTTAGTGTTGCAGTACAGTTTTCTTGGATGTACTCAACTGCATCGTAATTCTGTCCCTTATTGCCACATTCAGTTCGGGGAACGACCAGAAGTCGGCTGGGAGCCACTACAGCGAATAAAACGGGTGATCCTGGACTGTGATCCATTTGTTGGCCAAAAACTCCTACACAGTCTTCACTTTGCGGGCTGGGTCATTGTCGTGGAGGAGCGACCAGGAATCTGCCTCTCGGTACTCGGGTCGAATTCGATGAATTCTCGCCCAGAAAGAAGACTCAAAAAGTGGATGTTGCCTCACTGCTCCACCGCCGTTCTCCGATGTGTCAGACACGTACTGCTACATTCACGGTCAGGACGCCTACTGCTGTGACCCTCTACATGGTTGTTAAAACTTCGTAGATCGTAACGCCAAAACCTACCCCGAGATGGCATTGCAGTTCGGAATTTCATACAAGcagtcctaacggaactgggacacacaTTGTACTTCGGACATTCTCTTTATTTGGTCACCGCAGCCCTATACTAGCTGAAGGACATTGCAAATTTTCCATCTCACCTGTTGTTTAGCTTTATTTACCTGATTTAACCTCACACGATTGACCGATTTCAGCCATTCAGGCAATTCACAACTGCTTACAGCGCCTATTATGTCTAAGAACGACGTATTACATATATTATTCCAAGGTTTTGCTTCCATCGACACTTCATTAACTCCTGATATTTACATCACCACGAGCTCCATTGAACAACTTCTGTCATTTTCAAGTGATCCTGCAATAACAGTTaaacaaaaaagttcaaatgtgtgtgaattcctaagggaccaaactgctgaggtcattggtatcTCGTCTTAtacctacttaaactaacttatgctaagagcaacacacacacacacatgcccgagggaggactcgaacctgtgggGGAAGGGGCCGCAATAATagtacttttttattattatacgATAAAATTTTACTGAAACGTATGTGTTAGTAGTCGTTTGTCTACAATATGTGCCACAATACGTTGTGCTAGAAGAGTATACGGCTTATGTCTTTGTTAATGGTTGTTTCCTTTATATTTCAATATAATGTAATTTAGAAGTAAGTGGCTTACGTGTATGTTAGTAGTTGTCTGCTTTATGCCTCAAATGTTATGACGTAATTCAATATTGCATTCTGGAGCGTCTGcagaaaaaagcagacaaaaatagaaaatacagaaaaattctacATGGGATACCCAAAGGACATACAGTGAATAtcctggaagaaatggaaatttacacacacacacacacacacacacacacacacacacacacacacacggagagagagagagagagagagagagagagagaaggcagaaTTAACACGTAAAAAAAATAATCTAGAAAACTTGTTAATATCCTAAAATGAAAAGGATAAATTTTCAACAGTTCACGACATAAAAAACAATAGGATACTCACCTCTATTATCTTTGCACGAGGAACAAAAAATTACAGATATACTGTCTTTGTAATGTACTTCTTATCACTGATTTCCCACCAGTAAAATTCATTCTCAAGATATCAGCCCCACTGGACAAAGTCTACAAACATAAGCAAGTGCTATTGTAAATGTGATCACAAACAGTTATACGTGCTGTTGTGTTAAAGCTGATTACACGCAAATAGCACAAAAACTGACGCACAATTAAAAAAGAGACTCTAAGACGCAATATTGTAATACACATCCTAACTCCTGAGATGTAAAGCAGACAGCTACTAACGTATACGTAAACCATACGCTTTCAAATTATATTGAAACATAAACTTAAcaaccattaacatagacaaaaaaaatggttcaaatggttctgagcactatgcgacttaacttctgaggtcatcagtcgcctagaacttagaactaattaaacctaactaacctaaggacatcacacacatccatgcccgaggcagaattccaacctgcgaccgtagcggtcactcggctccagactgtagcgcctagaaccgcacggccactctgccgGCTAACATAGACATAAACCATATACTCTCATAGCTGAACATATTGTCGTATACATTGTAGAACAAAGAATTACCAACATAGACGTCAACAATATACCTTTATCGCctaatattacaaaaaattgtacTACCATTGTAGATCtacctgaaaatgaaaaaaaaaatatgccgAAATGAGCTCGTAGTGGTCTAAATCTGATTAAGTGAAGTGTCAATTGCAGCAAAAACGTGGAAGAATATGCGAAACATGTCATTCTCAAGTGCTGTAGGTGTCAACACGTCTTAATATGTAAACGTATCCGATTATTTAGCGGCGGACAAGACGGTAGTTTTTTAAGAACGACAGTGAGTATTTATAACGTCTAGCAACGTGACAATAGTTTCTTTGATGGCTTACTGTGTTCAGTAAACATGCTGCCTTAAATTTGGCGCTTGTACGAATATGTGCTCGCTTTCAGAGTTGCCATATCCGCTGCTAAATAACCAGATGTATTGCGATAGGTTGTGACCTGCTAGCTGCCTAGCTAGCACTGCAGAACTGTGCTGGGGAAATACCCCCGAAGACAATCAATACGTGAGGGAGCATTACATCAgcatgcatgggaggcaaagcaacaactgctgcgaactccatcacacatcggaggACAAGTTATCTCCGTGAAGATCCACGCGAAATAGGCTGTGCACCTATAGCACTTAAGAATAGCTTGTAAGAGCGAAATTGGCCAACCGTGTGAAATTAAAGGAAGTAAATACTTCTAAACAGCAACAGAGGTGGAGGCTTCACAGTGTCCTTATTTCCGACGTGTTAACAAAGATGCAAGCAAATCGTGACATGGTAAATGACTATCT contains these protein-coding regions:
- the LOC124799101 gene encoding uncharacterized protein LOC124799101 encodes the protein MSAIYGRRDRQVSGLRWRRRLTCERASLRRATCRRLLQPPITLPRACLFEVEWDGDGDGDATDHSTTSSPGGEASASASASGSRRCPSEDDALSDELSLADSEDASEEAAVGGAGLAALGGGVGGCGPARGGGGGVAVRKMFTNSRERWRQQNVSGAFAELRKLVPTHPPDKKLSKNEILRMAIRYIRLLTNVLDWQKQQQMQQQQQQPQKYFHNNNHNNSSNGLQHHMHNGGRHRDVGVQPLVKREVGTAASVLKREHNHGHGTNGLLVLTTPAIKVERDEDDEDDNRHTTLVNESQLRKVPTCWHHHSLGLSLGKPPPSHSSSSSGNK